TTGGTTCATTTTCATCTGCTTCTGATTGTGAGCAACAGCTGCAATCGTGGTTAAACAAATATTCAACAGGTGGTGATAACCTTAAATGGGAAACTATGGCTCGCTATCCTCTAAACGAAGCAAGAGTCCGCGTCTCAGACATTCGTAGTACTACTGGGAGCTATCACTGCTCAATCCATCTAAAACCACACTATATCGTCGATGAACTAATCTCAGAGCTTATGTTAACGACTGAAATTAGTAGCCTTGGAGTAACGACAACGAGTTAGCTATGAATAATCATAAAAAGTTAGTTAGCCCGATTCTCACGAGGCTTACCGCTGGTAGCGAAAACAAAAAGAACAGCCAGGTTGTCCTTCAAGAACTAAAAGAAGGTGTCCGGTTCGACCTCGAGTGTCTTTTCAATGCACGTTATCGCTGCTTTTCTGCAGACAGTAAATACCAGCATTTAGAGGATTCCCTACTTAACTACGGCCTTCCAGACCTCTCTACCATCAACTTGAGCACACAGGTTGCTCGTGTTAAATTTTGTCGCCAAATAGAAGAGACTATTACTAAATTTGACCCTAGGATTAAATCCGCCAGAGTAAGTGCTAGTGATAATATCGACCACGATGATCCTAGCATCCGTTTTCGTGTCGAAGCCCGTTTATTTACCAACCCAGCTCCAGAAACAGTCATCTTCGACTCATCGTTAAACCCCGTCACCCAATTAATTGCCGTAAGCGAGGTTTATAATGACCGATAAATTGCTGCCCTATTATGAGCATGAACTAGCCTTTCTACAACAAACCGCAGGAGAGTTTGCCCAACGGCACCCGAGTGTAGCCTCAAGTTTATCACTCGACAGCAACACAGTTGACGATCCACTTGTGGCTAAACTACTCTCAGGAGCTGCCTATCTTAATGCACGCATTCAGCAACGACTAGACGATGACTTTCCTCAGATAACCGACGCCTTAATGGGCTACCTCTACCCCCATTATCAACGCCCTATCCCTTCGATGGGAATCGTTCAGTTCACCCCTCTTGACGATCTCCAGCAATCACACATTGTTAAGTCAGGTACAGTGCTCGAAACAGAGGCTATAAAAGGCCATCACTGTCAATTCACTACAGGTTACGACGCCCACATCGAACCTTTTAAAGTGGTTGCAGCTAGCCTACAACCACGGCCATTTATCGCACCTGGCAGCGATCAAGTCATAGGGGCTAATGCAGTATTACAGTTATCATTAAAAACCTTAAGTGATGAGTGTTTACTAAGTGACGAGATTACTCAGCGCCTAAGATTTCATTTAGCTGGCCAAGTGAATCATGTTGTCAGCATATACGACTTAATACTTACAAAAAGCGTGACAATTATTTTAGCTAGTAGCGAAAACGATCCAGACCCTATTTTTTTGGATCGCGAAAATATACAGCAAGTCGGTTTTGACAGTGATGATGGGCTACTGCCCTACCCTGACAACGTACTCAGTGGCTACAGGTTACTTACAGAATACTTCTGTTTTACAGAACGCTTTCTATTTTTTGATATCATCGGCATCAAAGAAAAAATTACTGAAAAGTATACTAATAATCTAAATATTTATATTTACCTCGATGAGTCAATTCCTGAATTAGAGTCACAAGTTGACAGTAGTTTCTTTGCATTAAACTGTGCCCCGATCATCAACTTATTCGAGCAAAGCGCAGATCCTATCAGCCTAAAACACGATCAATATTCTTACGAGTTAACCGCAGACGTTAGGCGTAAGGAAAGCCTCGAAATTTATAGCATAAACGCAGTGTCAGCGAGTAACAATCAAGGTACAACAACAGAGTACTCACCATTTTATGGGATAACACACACACAAAGCTCTCAGCATACGTTTTGGCACGCTGAAAGAAAAGAAGTCTACGAAGGCGATCATGGCAATGAGCTTGCCACTGATATGAATATCAACTTTGTTGACTTAGACTTTAATCCTCATCATAGCCATGACCAAGTTATAGCCACATCAATCACCTGTTTTAATAGAAACTTAGCAAAGAAACTACCTAACTCAGCAGGGCAACCTTACCTGAGTATTGTCGACGATGATGCGCCAACACAATCGATTCACTGTGTTTCCTGCCTTACACCTACTATACGCCCATCCTCTGGTAAACGGAGCTTATGGCGTCTTTATTCTCACCTTAACTTAAACCACCTTTCCATTAGCGATAGTAGTGGCGAGTCTTTAAAAGAGATCCTAAGACTATATAATTTTAAGGATACGGCAAGTACTCGCAACCAAATTGAATCCATACAAAAAATACGGACACGAGCAATAACAGCCCCAATTACAACTCACAGCACGACTGCCATGTGCAGAGGCACAGAAGTCACTATTACACTTAACAAACAAATGCTTGCAGGCACTAGCCCATTAATATTTGCGACAGTTATTGAACGATTTTTAGGGCTTTATTGCTCAATTAACTCGTTTATTCAACTTAGCGTCAAATTTTCAGACAGTGATAAGGAGTTAAAGCGATGGCCACCACGCGCCGGCGACAAAGCTCTACTCTAATACCACGACTCCAGGATTCACCCGGAGAGTTTGATTTTTTCCAAGCAGTAAGACTGTTAGAGCGAGCAGGCAAGCTACAATCTAAATCTGAGCTAAGAAACTCAGAAGCTATTGCTGATGGTGCCCCTGCAAGCAAGGAAGTTGTTCGCTTTCGTGCGCGACATCAACTTATTTTTCATGCCAGCGACATTCACAGTGTTGATGAAGAGGCAATCGATCTTTATCAACAGAATATTGATAAACGCTGGTCGATGGAGGTTAACTTTCTCTCTTTTGCGGGTAGCCAAGGTATTCTTCCGCATCATATAAGTGAAATCATTCAACAACGAATACGCCATAAAGATCATGCGCTAAAAGACTATCTAGACATATTCAACCATCGTACAGTATCTTTATTCTATAAAGCATGGCATAAGCATCAGATGCCCATGACAGTTGAGCGTGCCTCGCTATATAATAATCAGCAGGAGGACATATTTACCGATATTCTTTGCTCAATGGCAGGGCTTACCCCTCGGCAAATGCAGCTATCAGGTAATAACAATTTTTCAATAGCCGGAATCTCTGGCTTGTTATCTAGAAATGTCGCTTCTGCAGAGGCCTTAAAAAAAATAATTAAATTTCAGCTGGGCTTAGCAGTGTCCATTGAGGAGTTCATCGGACAATGGGTACCAATAGATCCACGAATACAAAGCCAGCTTCCATCGCAGATGCACCCAGAAGGCCTTAATGTCAAACTAGGCAGTAATGTCGTTATTGGCGAGAATAGCTGGCAACTACAAAATAAATTTAGAGTAAGGTTAGCCCCCCTTGATTACGAAGGTTACATGGCGCTTAAACCAGGCTCTTCTCGTTTAAAAAAATTACAATCTTTAATTAAGTTCAGCACGGGCATTGAGCAGGACTGTGACATTGTTGTATCAGTAAACAGTAAAATAATTCCAGCAGCTAAACTCGAAAATACCGATAATTATCAACCTGCACTTGGCTGGAACACCTATTTACTTGATGATAATAAACATGATCAATCAATCGAAGTAATCATCTCTAGCTAGCAACACTTGCAATAACACTCACTTTATTACTAGGCAAAAGGACTAACGCCATGATAAGCATTAACTTAAAGTCACTCGTAGATCGTATGACACCAACACTAAGAGAGAGCTTAGAGGGCGCCGCTGGCCTCTGCCTCGCACACAGCCAATACAACGTTGAACTTGAACATTGGCTGCTTAAGCTCTTAGACAGTCAAGACAGTGATATTTATCAGTTACTTCTAAAACACGAAGTCGATGTAGGTCGCCTCAGCAAACAGCTTGTTAATGTCATCGCTAAGTTTAAGAGTGGTAGCTCTAGGCCTGCAGCTCTTTCACCTACGATTGTAGACGTTGCCAAAAACGCTTGGATGCTTTCATCTGTCGAGTATCAACAGCCAAGCATCAGTAGTGGACATTTATTAGCTGCAGTATTACTTGATGAACAGCAACAACGACAGCTAGTAGAGGCATGCCCAGCATTACGCAGCATTGCTCCTGAATCAGTACGCGAAACAGCACGAGCATTTTTTGGTCAAACAGGCGAGTCTGCTGCTGCAGTATCTGAGATGACAGAGCAGCCTGGCAACGATAAAAGCATCAAGGCTAGCAAATCACCTGCACTGGATAAGTACACAGTTAATTTAACAGAACGAGCTAAACAAGGAGAAATAGACCCTGTTCTTGGTCGAGATGAGGAAATACGTCAATGTATCGATATACTCACCCGAAGAAGACAGAACAACCCTATTATGACCGGCGAAGCTGGGGTTGGTAAAACCGCCGTTGTCGAAGGTTTCGCACTAAGAATTGCCTCTGGAGACGTACCAACGCCTTTGAAAGACGTTGCTCTAAGAACACTTGATCTCGGCCTACTACAGGCAGGTGCTTCTGTTAAAGGTGAGTTCGAAAACCGTCTAAAGTCAGTAATAGACGAGGTTAAATCATCAATAACACCCATCATCCTTTTTATTGATGAGGCGCATACTTTAATCGGAGCTGGCGGCAAAGAGGGTCAAGGTGACGCGGCCAACTTATTAAAGCCAGCCTTAGCACGCGGCGAACTAAGAACGATTGCGGCAACCACATGGGCAGAATATAAGAAGTATTTCGAGCGCGACCCAGCTTTGACACGCCGATTCCAGGTTGTCAAAGTTGAGGAGCCCGATGAAACTAAAGCTATCAATATGATGCGC
Above is a window of Sinobacterium caligoides DNA encoding:
- the tssE gene encoding type VI secretion system baseplate subunit TssE, which gives rise to MNNHKKLVSPILTRLTAGSENKKNSQVVLQELKEGVRFDLECLFNARYRCFSADSKYQHLEDSLLNYGLPDLSTINLSTQVARVKFCRQIEETITKFDPRIKSARVSASDNIDHDDPSIRFRVEARLFTNPAPETVIFDSSLNPVTQLIAVSEVYNDR
- the tssF gene encoding type VI secretion system baseplate subunit TssF, which gives rise to MTDKLLPYYEHELAFLQQTAGEFAQRHPSVASSLSLDSNTVDDPLVAKLLSGAAYLNARIQQRLDDDFPQITDALMGYLYPHYQRPIPSMGIVQFTPLDDLQQSHIVKSGTVLETEAIKGHHCQFTTGYDAHIEPFKVVAASLQPRPFIAPGSDQVIGANAVLQLSLKTLSDECLLSDEITQRLRFHLAGQVNHVVSIYDLILTKSVTIILASSENDPDPIFLDRENIQQVGFDSDDGLLPYPDNVLSGYRLLTEYFCFTERFLFFDIIGIKEKITEKYTNNLNIYIYLDESIPELESQVDSSFFALNCAPIINLFEQSADPISLKHDQYSYELTADVRRKESLEIYSINAVSASNNQGTTTEYSPFYGITHTQSSQHTFWHAERKEVYEGDHGNELATDMNINFVDLDFNPHHSHDQVIATSITCFNRNLAKKLPNSAGQPYLSIVDDDAPTQSIHCVSCLTPTIRPSSGKRSLWRLYSHLNLNHLSISDSSGESLKEILRLYNFKDTASTRNQIESIQKIRTRAITAPITTHSTTAMCRGTEVTITLNKQMLAGTSPLIFATVIERFLGLYCSINSFIQLSVKFSDSDKELKRWPPRAGDKALL
- the tssG gene encoding type VI secretion system baseplate subunit TssG produces the protein MATTRRRQSSTLIPRLQDSPGEFDFFQAVRLLERAGKLQSKSELRNSEAIADGAPASKEVVRFRARHQLIFHASDIHSVDEEAIDLYQQNIDKRWSMEVNFLSFAGSQGILPHHISEIIQQRIRHKDHALKDYLDIFNHRTVSLFYKAWHKHQMPMTVERASLYNNQQEDIFTDILCSMAGLTPRQMQLSGNNNFSIAGISGLLSRNVASAEALKKIIKFQLGLAVSIEEFIGQWVPIDPRIQSQLPSQMHPEGLNVKLGSNVVIGENSWQLQNKFRVRLAPLDYEGYMALKPGSSRLKKLQSLIKFSTGIEQDCDIVVSVNSKIIPAAKLENTDNYQPALGWNTYLLDDNKHDQSIEVIISS